The region TTTTTTGACTAACATAAATTGAGGTAATTTTTTAGCATTCTGACGTTTAAATTCTAATCCTAATCCCATCAAAGATCGAGTTTCTGCATGGGTTCGTTGAGTTGTCACAATCACGACAGGTGTTTTCGCTTCTTTAATAATATAACTCGCTAAACGATCCGATTGTTGGGATTTTTGAAAGCCATAATTTGCGCCAACTGTTAACGCACCTAAACACCCCATGATTAAGGTGACAATCACAATTTTTTGACTATTTGCTTGCAAAATAGGCGGGAGTGAAACCCAAGAATAATGAGAAGTTCTGGGTTGTTTCCAAATCCTACCTAATGCAGAACCTACAATTAAAATAAACACAGGAAAGTAAACAAATTGATATCTCGCCGCCAGAGAGACATCCTTTTGAAGTCCATAAATTAAAATTAAAAATAGTACAATAACACTGCCAAAAATACCGCCAAATATTTTAGTTTCTAGTTGAGTCTCAGAGGCTTGAAGATTTAACCGAATTCCTGCGATTATCCCCGGAATTACCCAAACTAAAACCGTTAATAAAATTAATGCTGAAATCACTGTTATAATCATCGGTGTTCCTTCAACAGGTAATAAAAATATCTGGGTAATTAACCAAGCAAATAACCGAAATAAAGGCTCGATAAATCCTAATCCTTTGAATTCGGTTTCGATCCATTCTGTCAGTTGATCATTGGGAAGATTTTGTAAAATTGGAATCCAAACTAATCCACTCATTAATGTTCCGAATATTACTGCATAAATTCTTAACCAAGCTGTTCTAATAAGTCCTAATTGATTTCGCCAATCTTGTAACCAAAATCCTCCTAAAATTAACCCTTCTCCACCTAAGAATACAATAAAAAAATAGTGAGTTGCAATTCCTAATCCATTAACCATAATCCAACCGATAACTTGAATTATAGATAAGGGTTTTTCTCCCTCTAAACTTCTAATTGCCTTGACAAAATAGCTTAAAGATGCGATAATCCAAAGAATAGTTATAGTATAGTGCCGGGATTCTTGCGATAAATAGATTCCATAAGGAGAAACTGCCATTAACGCGGCTGTAATTTGAGCAAAAATCAAAGACCGAAAGGCAAAATAACTTAAACTAAAAATAGCCGGAATTGATAAAACGCCTAAAATAGAACTTAGCGATCGCGCTACCGTTAAAGAAACTAATTCTCCCTCTATTGAAAACAACTTCATCCAGAAATGATTCAGCCAAAAATATAACGGAGGATGATTACTTTCGGTAAACAAATGATAAACAACATCCGCAGGCTGAGTTGCACTTTCAAACCGCAAAGGGGATAATAAAATATCTGCTGAAATCATCTGATCTAACGGAATAGTTTTCAGTCCGTGACCCAAACTAAACACTAAAGTAGAAATTTCAATACTCGATGCTGACTTATCTCCTAAACCGATAAATCTAAATAAAATTCCCAGTCCTATCCAAAACAACAATAAAACCGGATGAAACCATCGGTTATTAACAATTTTCATCACTTAAAACAATCCTCACTTCATCCGTAGGGTGCGTAAGCTCCGCGCACGCACCCAACCCATATTATAATAGCAAAAACCATCATTATTTTATAATTTGTAAGCTCCGCAGACGCACCCAACCCATATTATAATAGCAAAAACCATCATTATTTTATAATTTATAAGCTCCGCAGACGCACCCAACCCCTATTATATTATAGGAATAAATAATCCCTTAAAACCGTCTTTCTAACTTCAAAGATTGACCCGGCGTTAACTTTCTAATCTCATCCGTTAAATCTAACCAAGGTTGTAATTGTCCCCGTTGAAACGTGCGACTCAGAGGAATATCTATTGACGTTTGATCACAAGCAATTCCAGCAGAAATAATTCCTCGCCAAGAATCAGCATATAATTCATCAATAATATGCCATTGATTTCTTTCCCAACGAAATCGTCGTGTAAATCTAAAGGGTGCATCTTGTTTTCCCTGAACAATTTCAGAACGATTTAACCCTTGAATTTGCTTTGAGAAAAACCTTCCTAATATTAACATTAAAACTCGGATTAAAACCAATTTTAATGACGATAATTGATTCGGTTTAACCCAACTTAATCCTCCTTCAATTAAAACCTCATCCTGTTCGACATGAATAGTATAAGAACTCATTAAATGTGCTACAGCATTTTTAATTTGACGACCCTGACGAACTTGTAGGGAAAAATGAGTATCCGATAAAATCAGTTTATTTTCTCTAAATAGTTTAAAAACTCCCCCTTTATTTAAAGCTACATATAATTCCACATAGGGACGACGTTTAATTAAAATTTCCGCTTCCTTTAACCAAATACTCGCCACATCTCGCGCTAAAGGTTGGGGTCTTCCAGGGACAAAATCACGCCAAGCCAGTAAATAATTCCAAACCTGATTTCCTAATGAATAATCATCCCCATAACAAGCCGATAAACCATTCTTAAGACCCAGTAAAAAACGATCATTAATTCTCAACGCATCCGGTAGCCATTCCCCGACTAATTCAAACCCATAGGGAAAAAATTGATAAGTATTTAAACTGCCATATTCACCCCCATACGACCCATCAGGATGAATAAAATAGGAAACTAATTCTACTGCTTTCATTAAAGACTCTTTCAAGCGTAAATCCGATCTCAAATCATCTAATTGAGCTAAAAAAGAAATCGTTAAGGTATGATAACCGGGATCAAAAGTTTCATTTTCTTTAAACCATCCTTCCTGACTTTGTAAAGATAATAACCATTCCAAACGAGAGGCTTTAATTCGATGCCATTTAGAGGTTTGTAACATTTGCCCCAAACGTTCTAAACAGAGAATAATTAACGCCTCATGACTCGCACTCTGACTAAATTTACAATGGGCTAACCCATTCGCTTGACGTTCAAAACCTTGTAAGATTTCATAATTCATCAACTCTAATAAATGATAACTTTCTAAACCCGCAAATAGGGAAAAAGCTGTTGCACTAGCCGAATGTTCTAAGGGTAAAGTTTCATCACAAAAACTATCAGGGTGAACGGTATTAGTGGTATAAAGAATACCCGCCTCTACCCAATTTTTAATCGTAGGTTGTTGATAATAAGGATTATCAGAAATTGGAAGATCATAAACCAAAGCCAGAGGTAGCACTAATTCTTGCATTCTACCATTGGCAAAATCTTTAATTTTATAATGCCAAAAATTCCGATCAAAACAACCATAAGTCGGACTATGGGGATTTCGATCTAATAACGTTAAAATTTTAGGAATTTGAGTTAACGCTTCACGGGCAAATAAATCTTTACTCACGGTTAATAATGGCTATTCGTTGCACCAAACAAATCACTGCTATTGTACCAAAAAAGGTGCGATCGCTATCTGATTTCCTGGTTTACTGGGTCTTCCAGGGTTAGTCCTGGCAACTTCTTGATATTCTTGATGTCTTTGGGGTTAAATATTAAGCTGATTAGGAATAATAAATTTTCCAGAGTATAATTAATTTAGTCATCTCCCTTGAGGTTTTCTCGTTATGAGTTATTGCCTTAATCCTAAATGTCCTAATCCAACAGATCCAGCAAACGAGAATCAGTCCACTTGCTGTCAATGTGGCTCCGATCTTTTGCTAAAAGAACGATATCGTGTGACTAAACAACTGGGAGGCGGAGATTTTAGCAAAACATTTGAAATTGATGATCAAGGAAAATTTAAGATCCTAAAAGTTTTATTAAAAAACAATCCTAAAGCTGCCACTTTGTTGAAACAACAAGCAGAAGTTTTGAGTCAAATTAACCACCCTGGAATTCCTAAAGTTGATCCCGATGGCTATTTTACCTATCTTCCCAAGGGGAGCGAAGAAGCTCTTCATTGTTTAGTAATAGAAAAAATTGAAGGGCTAAATTTACAAGACTGGATGAAAGAACGAAAAAAAGAACCCATTAGTCAAGAACAGGCTTTAGAATGGTTAAAACAACTGACTGAGATCCTAGAGCAAGTTCATAGTTTACAATACTTCCATCAGGATATTAGGCCTCAAAATATTATGCGAAAACCTAATGGACAGTTAGTATTAATTGATTTTGCAACCACACGCCAAGTTGCAGGTAATGTAGCTGGGATTGTTGTTTTTCCCGGTTATACACCCTTAGAACAAGTTAATGGGAAAGAGGTTCCTCAATCCGATTATTTTGCCCTCGGACGAACATTTGTTTATTTATTAACAGGAAAACCTCCGGCTGCTTATCCAGAAAATCCCCGAACAGGAAAGTTATTATGGCGAAAAGGTGCGCCCCATCTTTCTGATCAACTTGCGGCTTTAATTGATTATTTAATAGCTCCTTTTCCGGGTAATCGCCCTCAAAATCCACAAATGATCTTGCAATGTTTAGCAGAATGTAAAACAAACTGAGAAAAATAATAATACTAATGTTATGGCTGAAGAATCTCAATTATTTGTATTCCCAGCCATTCCTTTAATTTTATAGCGGAATGACTGAGTTGCTAATTTAAGCCGCTTGTCGTTCTTCCTGATCAAAACCATGTAAAATGGGTGCAGGGCCGAATTTAGAAGTAACTCTGAGTAGACGAGGAATTTCAAAACTATTATAAACGCGAAACTCGCTTTGAATAGTCGCTTCTGCGGTTCTAACAGCTTGATTTAAGACCAAAGAACCATCGGGGTCAGAAACAGAACGATGGAAGGTTCCGGGGGGAAGTCTGAGAATGTGACGATTAGCATCTAATCTAACAATATGATAGGGATGTTTCCAAGCAAAATTAACTAAATAAAAGGTACGTCCCCCACTCACTGCTAACAAATTATCTTCTTGATGGGGATGAAGATAAAATTGCCAATATCCGGCTTCGGTATTATTGGGGCTAATTGCTGGCCCTTCATGAAAGACTAAATCACGGGCGTTAGAATTGGCAATGGTAATATCAAAAAAACGCACACTGGGAGTATCACGAAATTTATGAAACGGGATTAATTCAAACATACGCGCTTTATTTAAAATATTAGTTTTTCGCTGGTTCTATTTAGTTTAGTCACAATTGTTCAAACAATCAAAACCTATTCAGAATAGTTTCTATGCGGAAACC is a window of Planktothrix serta PCC 8927 DNA encoding:
- a CDS encoding redox protein, which translates into the protein MFELIPFHKFRDTPSVRFFDITIANSNARDLVFHEGPAISPNNTEAGYWQFYLHPHQEDNLLAVSGGRTFYLVNFAWKHPYHIVRLDANRHILRLPPGTFHRSVSDPDGSLVLNQAVRTAEATIQSEFRVYNSFEIPRLLRVTSKFGPAPILHGFDQEERQAA
- a CDS encoding glycosyltransferase family 39 protein, with protein sequence MKIVNNRWFHPVLLLFWIGLGILFRFIGLGDKSASSIEISTLVFSLGHGLKTIPLDQMISADILLSPLRFESATQPADVVYHLFTESNHPPLYFWLNHFWMKLFSIEGELVSLTVARSLSSILGVLSIPAIFSLSYFAFRSLIFAQITAALMAVSPYGIYLSQESRHYTITILWIIASLSYFVKAIRSLEGEKPLSIIQVIGWIMVNGLGIATHYFFIVFLGGEGLILGGFWLQDWRNQLGLIRTAWLRIYAVIFGTLMSGLVWIPILQNLPNDQLTEWIETEFKGLGFIEPLFRLFAWLITQIFLLPVEGTPMIITVISALILLTVLVWVIPGIIAGIRLNLQASETQLETKIFGGIFGSVIVLFLILIYGLQKDVSLAARYQFVYFPVFILIVGSALGRIWKQPRTSHYSWVSLPPILQANSQKIVIVTLIMGCLGALTVGANYGFQKSQQSDRLASYIIKEAKTPVVIVTTQRTHAETRSLMGLGLEFKRQNAKKLPQFMLVKKTDNPSPALATALTQVQRPFELWKVNLKDNTDFSQFRCQEDPRPQPDFNGYRYRRYYCR